The Rhizobium rosettiformans genomic sequence GACGGAGGCGAAAGCGGCCGAGCCGGCTGCGAGGGTGATGAGGGCTGCAGAAAGAATGGTCTTCATGGTCAGGTTTCCTTATCTAAGATTGAGTTACGCCTCAGGTTATCAGCTCTAGATTGTGGTCATGGGTAGCGTCTACCCTTGATGGGGATCGTCCTGCGTGCCGTCAGTCGTTCGACGTCGAACGGGAGACGAGGGAGACGGTCCGGTCTGCATTCACCTTGTAGATCTCATGGACTTCCGTGCCGTTGAGATGGAAGGTGTGGAAGAAGTTCGAACCGGCGGGTGCCTGTTCGAGCCTTGGCTGCGCACCGCCATAGGTGATTGAGCCTGGGACTGGCTCGATCGCGAAAGCGGCCGAAGCGGCTGCGATGGTGGTCAGGAGTGCTGCTGCGATGGTCTTCATTGTGTTGGCCTTTAGAACCTTGCGTAATCGAACTGCTCGGTTCGATGAGATGTATTTGGCGTATTGCGATTGGGAAATCAATACCCCTTTGCGCACAATCGAACTGATTGGTTCGGTGAAAGTGCCCGGTATCATGGAGGATACTTGAATGAAGGATTGAGGAAAAACAGCGGGTTAGGCTGGAAAGACACCGTCATTTAACTATGACATACAACGATTATTTTTTGTCACAATCACCCTTTTGTGACGATGATGTGGGGTAGGGAGGCGAGGGGCAGGTCCTCCAATCACCCTGATTGATCGCTGACTGACGGCCACCGGGCAGGCCCTGTGAAGCGCAGGCGCGACTGCCATCACGAGATCGCCGATTGCCAGGCATTGCTGAGCACTCGGTCCACGTCGACCGTCCGCGAGGATGGCTCCGCCATTTCGTCCGTTGCCGATATGGCGGGAGATTTCCCCATGATCGATGACCTTGCCAGCCTGTCCATTCTGTCGCCGCCACCTCTTTCGAGCACCGTTTTGCTATTTTCCCGACCGTGTTGACTAAGACGACTTGTGCGGTAGTCTTAAATCGTTAGCGCCAGAGAGGAGGCACAGATGAAAAAGTGCATTGGGAAAAATCTTGCGGCGTTTCTCGTCGGACTGAGCCTGTCCACCGGACTTGTGCTGCCGGCTGGAGCAACTGAGCTGCTGAACGTGTCCTATGATCCGACGCGCGAGCTCTATTCCGAGTTCAACACCGCCTTCGCCACGCATTGGAAGCAGGAGACGGGCGAGGACGTGCGGATCAGCCAGTCGCATGGCGGCTCGGGTCGTCAGGCGCGCGCCGTGATGGAAGGCCTTGAGGCCGATGTCGTAACCCTCGCCCTGCAAAGCGACATCGACATCATCTCCGAGCGGACAAATCTCATCGCGCCCGACTGGCGTGCACGCCTGCCGAACAATTCGTCCCCCTACACCTCGACCATCGTCTTTCTGGTGCGCAAGGGCAATCCGAAGGGCATCCAGGATTGGGGCGATCTGGTGAAGGGCGATGTGCAGATCGTCACCCCGAACCCGAAGACCTCGGGCGGCGCGCGCTGGAATTATCTCGCCGCCTGGGCCTGGGCCAACAAGGAATTCGGCGGCGACCAGCAGAAGATCCGCGACTATATCGCCGAGATCTACCGCCGCGCCCCCGTGCTCGATACCGGTGCCCGAGGCTCGCTGACGAGCTTTGCCCAGCGCGAGATCGGCGACGTGCTGATCTCCTGGGAAAACGAGGCCTATCTCGCCGGCAAGGAATTCGGCGCTGACCAGTTCGACATCGTCACCCCCTCGCTGTCGATCCTCGCCGAACCGCCGGTCGCGGTCGTCGATGTCGTCGTCGACAAGAAGGGCACCCGCAAACAGGCGGAAGCCTATCTGAACTACCTCTATTCGGCAGAAGGCCAGGCGCTTGCCGCCAAGCACTTCTATCGCCCCTCGCGTCCGGATCTTGTGGCCCCAGGCTCCGGCCCCGAACTGCCGAAGCT encodes the following:
- a CDS encoding sulfate ABC transporter substrate-binding protein; the encoded protein is MKKCIGKNLAAFLVGLSLSTGLVLPAGATELLNVSYDPTRELYSEFNTAFATHWKQETGEDVRISQSHGGSGRQARAVMEGLEADVVTLALQSDIDIISERTNLIAPDWRARLPNNSSPYTSTIVFLVRKGNPKGIQDWGDLVKGDVQIVTPNPKTSGGARWNYLAAWAWANKEFGGDQQKIRDYIAEIYRRAPVLDTGARGSLTSFAQREIGDVLISWENEAYLAGKEFGADQFDIVTPSLSILAEPPVAVVDVVVDKKGTRKQAEAYLNYLYSAEGQALAAKHFYRPSRPDLVAPGSGPELPKLDLVTIDDPLFGGWAKAQPEHFGEGGVFDQIYRP